A genomic region of Manihot esculenta cultivar AM560-2 chromosome 15, M.esculenta_v8, whole genome shotgun sequence contains the following coding sequences:
- the LOC110602587 gene encoding protein translation factor SUI1 homolog 2 translates to MSELEAQIPSTFDPFADANAEDSGAGAKEYVHIRIQQRNGRKSLTTVQGLKKEFSYNKILKDLKKEFCCNGTVVQDPELGQVIQLQGDQRKNVSTFLVQAGVVKKENIKIHGF, encoded by the exons ATGTCCGAGCTCGAAGCCCAGATTCCTTCCACCTTTG ATCCCTTTGCTGATGCAAATGCTGAAGACTCAGGTGCTGGGGCAAAAGAGTATGTGCATATCCGTATACAACAACGGAATGGTAGAAAGAGCTTGACTACTGTGCAGGGATTGAAGAAGGAATTCAGCTACAATAAGATACTAAAGGATCTCAAGAAGGAATTTTGCTGCAATGGTACAGTGGTGCAGGACCCCGAATTAGGCCAG GTTATTCAGCTTCAAGGTGATCAGCGGAAGAACGTCTCTACATTTCTTGTTCAG GCTGGCGTtgtgaaaaaggaaaatatcAAAATTCATGGTTTCTGA
- the LOC110602715 gene encoding 2S albumin seed storage protein: MAKLTVLVATFIALLLVVDASIYRATVIIDDGGDDAENQPRKSCSREIQQAQNLRDCEEHIRRTVKGQRGAEDEIENKSDQFQRCCNQLQQMDSSQCRCEGLSQAVRRLQSKGKLQGQDVQKAYRTAETLTSQCHVSPRQCQMQPSWSV; encoded by the coding sequence ATGGCAAAGCTCACCGTTCTTGTAGCCACCTTCATAGCCCTCCTCTTAGTGGTGGACGCCTCCATTTACCGAGCCACCGTGATCATCGACGACGGTGGTGATGATGCAGAAAACCAACCTCGGAAAAGTTGTAGCCGGGAGATCCAGCAGGCGCAGAATCTGAGGGATTGCGAGGAACATATAAGACGAACAGTCAAAGGCCAACGAGGTGCAGAGGATGAAATTGAGAACAAATCGGACCAATTTCAGAGGTGCTGCAACCAACTTCAGCAGATGGATAGCAGCCAGTGCCGATGCGAGGGTCTGAGTCAGGCGGTTCGCCGGTTACAGAGCAAGGGAAAGCTTCAAGGTCAAGATGTCCAGAAAGCTTACAGGACGGCTGAGACCTTAACATCGCAGTGCCATGTATCTCCAAGACAATGCCAAATGCAGCCGAGCTGGTCGGTGTAG